In Toxoplasma gondii ME49 chromosome VIII, whole genome shotgun sequence, a single genomic region encodes these proteins:
- a CDS encoding hypothetical protein (encoded by transcript TGME49_230500): protein MHFSPACQHRMTGCRTQDGTDVHSSKPPLLMPLKRKHGDGTPANSASRSGAMFPENMSDSMRPRGDDREANARARGSFSRQRQRKVCDVSSLSLYARVTPEFVPDEFSSLSSSGQEDGDEELSDESPHCGDSCKDEPSEKDSDDDVDSQEDSDAEQPAGGGSCPHQYSSPKLPSFPRTLRRLLHALAKRLLQQPDLRAFTEDLAPLSTLSKDARRDATDESPGRNLPTVGCSYIEAVRLVALLLKDVGPGGCVSPQLFELVDECVARAGASCLKAIPEKPTPRLRKERAGTPPHEKPLPAAAAKAAAAVRKMENVQWQLWRDTANCTSTMRGQICCQSIDRLLTSQQIQAAVWEGSSKIAAWRLGASDCLAAAALATAKGLLSLQLAVRSLQKNSKQLHSDDDLSEDNAETGRERNGELAERGPGRRSDRQEEHKLWEKALAKVPREIRAEVESALLFCLRKKKMPPILLLQLFVALNRRSNLSSCLALASNFCRLYPYAPFFRDVHVELLLLKLGSNEKRKEDNREQDTAQGQGDRLDTVFSCLFRLIDEEQTEFQRTRKVLSTASRQFVKVHCGGEEALQRLSEFWDCLKKRDRLDCLLLALEVRPACASTWWRLANFLTSDREPRELLKMRCRLQALSGAGRTSEISKKNAAEQRTRMARFTRRFFVYDSCSLTAVPETGRVALFFCAPFFLDYLQLLLEFASLLGAAFPQTRPQLLTSVGKRLLQESRGSDPHGFFSSERSKSTTRTVSSTLLRGGLLVSLGDCQCLKWDSESCESVLRAFEISTVVKTRARQAVCGFADAVLCFYRVPPHKVFDFKVLTQLAVESVNT from the exons ATGCACTTTTCCCCGGCCTGCCAACACAGAATGACCGGATGCAGGACGCAAGATGGAACTGACGTTCATTCATCGAAACCGCCCTTGCTTATGCCTTTGAAGAGGAAGCACGGAGATGGCACTCCGGCAAACTCCGCCTCTCGAAGCGGAGCCATGTTCCCAGAGAACATGAGTGACTCCATGCGGCCTCGAGGCGATGACCGCGAGGCTAACGCGCGAGCGAGAGGATCGTTTTCGCGACAGCGGCAACGAAAAGTCTGCGACGTTTCAAGTCTGTCGCTGTACGCTCGAGTCACACCTGAGTTTGTGCCAGACGAGTTCTCGAGTCTCAGCAGCAGCGGGCAGGAGGACGGGGACGAGGAGCTCTCCGACGAATCCCCTCACTGCGGCGACTCCTGCAAAGATGAGCCGTCGGAGAAGGACAGTGACGACGATGTGGACAGCCAAGAGGACTCCGACGCAGAGCAGCCTGCGGGAGGAGGCAGCTGTCCTCACCAGTACTCTTCGCCGAAGTTGCCGAGTTTCCCCAGGACTCTGCGGCGTctgttgcatgcgctcgcgAAGCGTCTCCTCCAGCAGCCGGACCTCCGCGCTTTCACTGAGGACTTGGCTCCACTCTCTACTCTCTCGAAAGACgcgcgcagagacgcgacggACGAGTCACCTGGCCGGAACCTGCCGACTGTCGGCTGTAGCTACATCGAAGCTGTGCGCCTCGTGGCGCTGCTGCTCAAAGACGTCGGGCCAGGCGGCTGCGTATCTCCTCAACTTTTCGAATTGGTGGACGAATGCGTCGCTCGCGCAGGTGCAAGTTGTCTGAAGGCGATTCCCGAGAAGCCGACGCCGCGTCTTCGGAAAGAACGCGCAGGGACGCCGCCCCATGAAAAGCCGCTGCCTGCAGCTGCCGCGAAAGCCGCCGCAGCTGTGCGAAAAATGGAAAACGTCCAGTGGCAACTCTGGCGAGACACAGCCAATTGCACATCCACCATGCGTGGGCAAATTTGCTGTCAGAGCATCGACCGTCTGCTCACGTCTCAGCAGATCCAAGCGGCTGTCTGGGAGGGCAGCAG CAAAATCGCAGCGTGGAGACTAGGCGCCTCAGACTGCCTAGCTGCGGCCGCTCTCGCCACCGCCAAGGGTCTGCTGTCTTTACAGCTCGCCGTCCGCAGCTTGCAGAAAAACTCGAAACAGCTGCATTCAGATGATGACCTTTCGGAAGACAATGCGGAGACCGGTCGGGAGCGAAACGGCGAGttggcagagagaggaccTGGGCGGCGATCAGATCGACAGGAGGAACACAAACTGTGGGAGAAAGCTCTGGCAAAAGTCCCTCGAGAAATCAG GGCCGAGGTGGAATCAGCGCTCCTTTTTTgcctgagaaaaaagaag ATGCCTCCGATTCTTCTCCTGCAGTTGTTCGTCGCTCTCAATCGACGAAGCAAC CTGTCTTCATGTCTTGCTCTCGCTTCCAATTTTTGTCGGCTGTATCCCTACGCGCCGTTCTTTCGCGACGTCCACGTCGAGCTCCTCCTGCTTAAG CTCGGAAGCAATGAGAAACGCAAGGAAGACAACAGAGAGCAAGACACTGCGCAGGGTCAGGGTGATCGACTCGACACTGTTTTCTCCTGCCTTTTTCGGCTTATTGACGAAGAACAAACGGAGTTCCAACGCACGCGAAAAGTGTTG AGCACAGCTAGCAGGCAGTTCGTCAAAGTGCACTG cggcggcgaagaagcacTCCAGCGACTAAGTGAATTCTGGGACTGCCTCAAGAAACGCGACCGCCTGGACTGTCTTTTGTTGGCGTTG GAGGTCCGCCCGGCGTGCGCCTCGACTTGGTGGCGACTGGCGAATTTTTTGACTTCTGACAGGGAACCGCGGGAGCTTTTGAAAATGCGGTGCAGGCTTCAGGCGTTGTCTGGCGCGGGAAGAACCTCAGAAATCTCGAAAAAGAACGCAGCCGAACAGAGGACCCGAATGGCGCGCTTCACCAGAAGATTCTTTGTATATGACA GCTGCAGTCTGACTGCCGTCCCGGAAACCGGGCGCGTGGCTTTGTTCTTCTGTGCACCCTTTTTCTTGGACTATCTTCAGTTGCTGCTCGAGTTCGCGAGTCTCCTCGGAGCGGCGTTTCCGCAAACTCGGCCGCAGCTGCTGACATCGGTTGGCAAGCGGCTTTTGCAGGAAAGTCGGGGAAGCGACCCCCAcggtttcttttcttcagagagGTCGAAAAGCACAACACGCACGGTTTCCTCCACGCTTCTACGGGGTGGGCTTCTGGTCTCTCTCGGAGACTGTCAGTGTTTAAAATGGGACAGTGAATCTTGTGAATCAGTCCTTCGCGCCTTCGAGATATCGACTGTCGTGAAGACTAGAGCGCGTCAGGCGGTCTGTGGCTTTGCAGATGCAGTGCTCTGTTTCTACAGGGTACCGCCACACAAAGTTTTCGATTTCAAGGTGCTCACCCAACTCGCGGTTGAAAGTGTGAACACTTGA
- a CDS encoding hypothetical protein (encoded by transcript TGME49_230510~Signal peptide predicted by SignalP 2.0 HMM (probability 0.927) with cleavage site probability 0.562 at residue 39~Predicted trans-membrane domain (TMHMM2.0):19-42), whose protein sequence is MVSAPFSLRGHAAHDCVRFFFLWATLGVYVFLCCSASSALVYDVKLSVLSGLGAGTQLEGKPLGRLAIREYSRPAESPALNAKSHFSGSASAPAFAEGPTRAVRANWISFSGSVLSSALEAATREQQSGGTETLPWNMFPLLSLRLEPVVTQEEKNQQNRLIPALEVSAPVSFLVNADRPGSPSAVCRTETPFLLSLHVSPSLVPFSASIRRLPESTSDQVSATSEPARSVDRGSDEKAVSDRIVLTCPEVTPTAAGQNRELSTGRAPALQVVLPPAKAGKEALIVPVYFPGESQHRAGAAGAPIQGGQGEKEDEQPSFWRRNWWLILCVLVMASLMGGDSGGAAPQNGQGAPATASSNPSQRPREGVDRRR, encoded by the coding sequence ATGGTGTCCGCTCCATTCTCTCTACGCGGGCATGCAGCCCATGACTGTGTGaggttcttcttcctctgggCCACCCTTGGCGTTTACGTTTTCCTGTGCTGTTCGGCATCATCTGCCCTCGTATATGATGTAAagctctccgttctctcggGGCTAGGGGCCGGCACACAACTCGAGGGGAAGCCGCTGGGACGCCTCGCGATCCGGGAATACAGCCGTCCAGCGGAGTCCCCAGCACTGAACGCGAAGAGCCATTTCTCTGGCAGCGCTTCTGCACCAGCATTTGCTGAAGGTCCGACACGCGCGGTTCGAGCGAACTGGATTTCCTTTTCCGGCAGCGTGCTTTCGTCGGCTTTGGAGGCGGCTACCCGCGAGCAGCAGAGTGGCGGGACAGAAACGCTGCCCTGGAACATGTTTCCTTTGCTGTCTCTACGGCTGGAACCCGTCGTgacgcaggaagaaaaaaaccaacaaaataggcTCATTCCAGCTCTCGAAGTATCCGCCCCTGTTTCCTTCCTAGTGAACGCTGACAGGCCCGGGTCGCCGTCAGCAGTCTGTCGCACTGAGACCCCgttcctgctttctctccacgtctcgccttccctcgttcccttctctgcttcgatTCGACGCCTCCCAGAAAGCACGAGCGACCAGGTATCTGCGACAAGTGAACCTGCCCGGAGTGTAGATCGAGGCTCCGACGAGAAGGCGGTTTCCGACCGCATCGTGCTCACGTGTCCGGAGGTGACTCCGACTGCAGCGGGGCAGAACAGGGAGCTGTCTACCGGTAGAGCGCCTGCGCTGCAAGTGGTTTTGCCGCCGGCAAAAGCTGGCAAAGAGGCGCTCATCGTCCCCGTCTACTTTCCCGGCGAGAGCCAGCACCGGGCCGGCGCCGCGGGCGCTCCGATCCAAGGAGGccaaggcgagaaggaggatGAACAGCCGTCGTTCTGGAGACGGAACTGGTGGCTGATTTTGTGTGTTCTCGTCATGGCAAGTCTCATGGGAGGCGACTCTGGCGGAGCCGCGCCTCAGAACGGGCAGGGCGCTCCGGCCACGGCTTCCTCGAACCCCAGTCAGCGACCTCGAGAGGGGGTGGACAGAAGAAGGTAG
- a CDS encoding cyclophilin 1, putative (encoded by transcript TGME49_230520), giving the protein MVRLESVDGHEERLFSCIKACILSLTALRHIPVYVWRFPSDDQNNPDCRRDLLRVGQSGVLSELKMANPRVFFDIAIGGRPAGRVEFELFKSIVPRTVENFRALCTGEKGVGVSGKPLCYKNSTFHRIIPSFMCQGGDFTRFNGTGGESIYGRTFADENFKLKHTEPFLLSMANAGPNTNGSQFFITTVPCPWLDGKHTVFGKVTSGQNVIKMMESQGTQSGSVKQTVVITDCGETK; this is encoded by the coding sequence ATGGTTCGCCTTGAGTCGGTCGATGGACACGAGGAACGATTGTTCAGTTGTATCAAAGCATGCATCCTCTCTTTAACCGCGTTGCGTCATATTCCTGTGTACGTGTGGCGTTTTCCGTCGGATGACCAGAACAATCCGGATTGTAGACGAGACCTGCTACGTGTGGGGCAAAGTGGCGTCTTATCGGAACTGAAAATGGCTAACCCTCGAGTTTTCTTCGATATAGCCATTGGCGGAAGGCCAGCTGGTCGCGTCGAATTTGAGCTGTTCAAGTCTATTGTTCCCCGGACAGTAGAGAACTTCAGGGCTCTGTGCACCGGTGAAAAGGGCGTGGGTGTTTCGGGTAAGCCGTTGTGCTACAAGAACTCTACTTTCCACCGGATCATTCCTTCCTTCATGTGCCAAGGAGGAGACTTCACAAGATTCAATGGAACTGGAGGAGAAAGCATCTACGGCCGGACTTTCGCTGATGAGAACTTCAAGCTGAAGCACACGGAGCCTTTCTTGCTGTCTATGGCGAACGCCGGCCCGAACACAAACGGATCCCAATTTTTCATTACGACAGTCCCATGCCCGTGGCTCGACGGGAAGCATACCGTTTTTGGCAAGGTCACTAGCGGGCAAAATGTGATTAAGATGATGGAGAGTCAAGGAACACAGTCCGGCAGCGTGAAGCAGACTGTGGTCATCACAGACTGCGGAGAGACCAAATAG